A genomic stretch from Chrysiogenes arsenatis DSM 11915 includes:
- a CDS encoding outer membrane protein assembly factor BamD, with the protein MKHSILTLFLALSLSGCGFSFSDVLSIFNFGPQDDTLIDASSESQQARSLMERGKYEDARTTLRSLSNSATDPMVVAGALLEIARSYELEKNWLEASLEYEQFLGRYPDHPRADQAIEHLIISLLKQSERVDLDITQARKAYSATFMFLENYSYSTRKENVLQLQREALEVITNHEIYVLDFYLRTNRTLPAQKRLNAALDAYPELAHNTKIQTIKNRIEVLQEKGKISDTW; encoded by the coding sequence ATGAAACACAGTATACTGACCCTTTTTCTTGCACTCAGCCTGAGTGGCTGCGGATTTAGTTTCTCCGACGTTCTTAGTATCTTTAATTTCGGCCCACAAGACGACACCCTGATTGATGCCAGCTCAGAAAGCCAGCAAGCTCGCAGCCTGATGGAGCGCGGCAAATATGAAGATGCCCGCACAACATTGCGTTCACTCTCGAATAGCGCCACCGACCCAATGGTTGTCGCCGGAGCGTTACTTGAAATTGCGCGCAGCTACGAACTCGAAAAGAACTGGTTGGAAGCCTCGCTCGAATACGAACAGTTCCTTGGACGCTATCCCGATCACCCCAGAGCCGATCAAGCGATCGAACACTTGATCATTTCGCTCCTCAAACAGTCCGAACGGGTTGACCTTGACATTACACAGGCGCGCAAAGCCTACTCGGCAACCTTCATGTTCCTTGAAAACTATTCGTATTCCACGCGCAAAGAAAACGTTCTACAGCTCCAGCGTGAAGCATTAGAAGTCATTACCAACCACGAAATCTATGTGCTTGATTTCTACCTACGCACCAATCGCACCCTGCCCGCACAAAAAAGACTCAACGCCGCCCTTGACGCCTATCCCGAACTCGCGCACAATACGAAAATCCAAACAATAAAAAATCGCATTGAAGTACTGCAGGAAAAAGGGAAAATTTCCGATACGTGGTAA
- the rlmB gene encoding 23S rRNA (guanosine(2251)-2'-O)-methyltransferase RlmB: MKIKGLNNVMAALRESSVEKVFCSRNVEELTAACKAINVPCKVLPRVKIDELFGDNHQGVGAFIAEIPQMHPADILKQASRLVIVDRVQDPGNLGALIRSAAAFGAAVVMSEHETAPLSDVVAKASAGMIHHVPLARVANLTRFVEQAKAAGFWILCLDMGGKPLASLKLDGKIGLIIGNEGTGVKPILKQNADFTGRIPMAPKVESLNAAMATSIALYELERQWPHADLPT; encoded by the coding sequence ATGAAGATCAAAGGGTTGAATAATGTGATGGCCGCTTTACGCGAATCAAGCGTCGAAAAGGTATTCTGCTCACGCAATGTTGAAGAGTTGACTGCCGCCTGTAAAGCCATCAATGTTCCTTGTAAAGTGTTACCACGAGTAAAAATTGACGAGCTGTTTGGTGATAATCATCAAGGAGTCGGTGCCTTTATCGCCGAAATTCCTCAAATGCATCCGGCAGACATCTTAAAGCAGGCAAGTCGTTTAGTCATTGTCGACCGCGTGCAAGATCCCGGCAATCTTGGTGCTCTGATTCGCAGTGCCGCCGCCTTTGGTGCCGCCGTAGTGATGAGCGAACACGAGACCGCCCCTCTTTCTGACGTGGTTGCCAAAGCCAGCGCGGGGATGATTCACCACGTTCCACTGGCACGGGTCGCCAACCTCACCCGCTTTGTCGAGCAGGCCAAAGCCGCCGGCTTTTGGATTCTTTGCCTTGATATGGGTGGCAAACCACTAGCATCGCTCAAGTTGGACGGAAAAATCGGGCTGATTATCGGCAACGAAGGGACGGGCGTCAAACCAATCCTGAAACAGAATGCTGATTTTACCGGCCGCATCCCCATGGCACCAAAAGTCGAAAGCCTGAACGCCGCTATGGCCACTTCGATAGCACTGTACGAACTCGAACGGCAATGGCCCCATGCAGACCTACCCACTTGA
- a CDS encoding sigma-70 family RNA polymerase sigma factor, translating into MSGNEQSDDTHVNEEEVAAEASDEESTTRDVGEEVYRAANPSVDSLKEYLRKISRINLLTADEEKSLARQIAAGDQKAFHRLVESNLRFVVKVAMKYRDIDMNLLDLINEGNVGLIEATKRFDPERGTRFITYAVWWIKQAIIQAIIANNNTVKLPSKQARMASKINHAKRDFLRDNGREPTEKELQDEYGLDTSHIEDILRATRTYLSLESPVGDSDDYFLKDHLEAPPEQLTEECYSRHMIAQEIHDILKGLDERDAHVIDLRFGITEGVPKTLDEIGQILHLSKERVRQLEERALTTLRRRAKKRHLEEYLQQ; encoded by the coding sequence ATGAGCGGCAACGAGCAAAGCGACGACACCCACGTCAACGAAGAAGAGGTTGCCGCAGAGGCAAGCGACGAAGAGAGCACAACCCGCGACGTTGGCGAGGAAGTGTATCGCGCCGCCAACCCATCGGTTGATAGCCTCAAAGAATATCTGCGTAAAATCAGCCGGATAAACCTCCTAACCGCTGACGAAGAAAAGTCGCTGGCGCGCCAGATTGCGGCCGGTGACCAAAAAGCATTTCACCGTCTGGTCGAATCAAATTTACGCTTTGTCGTGAAAGTCGCTATGAAATATCGCGATATCGACATGAACCTGCTCGACCTCATTAACGAAGGGAATGTTGGGCTCATCGAAGCCACCAAACGCTTTGACCCCGAACGTGGCACCCGCTTTATCACCTACGCCGTGTGGTGGATCAAGCAGGCGATTATTCAAGCCATTATTGCCAACAACAACACCGTTAAACTTCCAAGTAAACAAGCACGCATGGCGTCGAAAATCAATCATGCCAAACGGGATTTCCTGCGCGACAACGGGCGTGAACCAACCGAAAAAGAGCTGCAGGACGAATACGGTTTGGACACTTCACATATTGAAGATATCCTTCGCGCCACTCGAACCTACCTGAGCCTTGAAAGCCCTGTGGGCGATAGCGATGATTATTTTCTGAAAGATCACCTTGAAGCCCCACCAGAACAATTAACCGAAGAGTGCTATTCACGCCACATGATCGCCCAAGAAATCCACGATATCCTCAAAGGGCTCGACGAGCGTGATGCACACGTGATCGACCTCCGGTTTGGAATTACCGAAGGGGTTCCCAAAACACTTGATGAGATCGGGCAGATTTTACACCTCTCAAAAGAGCGAGTGCGGCAACTGGAAGAAAGGGCATTGACAACGCTACGCCGACGCGCGAAAAAACGTCACCTCGAAGAATATCTCCAACAATAA
- a CDS encoding flagellar basal body protein, protein MIDAFFNTASALRNIGVQHSATANNLANVNTDGYKSQRVNATEGPRGGTQLTGVERDTSPGSLRPTGIPEDKVSFSSEAMNLTGYRETSNVDLAKELVQNNIFGYAMKTNTSVMTTQNAMVGTLLDVVS, encoded by the coding sequence ATGATAGACGCATTTTTTAACACCGCTTCCGCTTTGCGTAACATCGGCGTGCAACACTCCGCGACCGCCAATAATCTGGCGAACGTCAATACGGATGGGTATAAATCGCAGCGCGTAAACGCAACGGAAGGCCCTCGTGGAGGAACACAACTCACGGGTGTCGAACGCGACACTTCGCCGGGTTCTCTGCGCCCCACTGGCATTCCAGAAGACAAAGTAAGTTTTAGTTCAGAAGCCATGAACCTAACCGGATATCGTGAAACGTCAAATGTGGATCTGGCAAAAGAGTTGGTGCAAAACAACATCTTCGGGTACGCAATGAAAACCAACACCAGCGTAATGACAACCCAGAACGCGATGGTGGGGACGCTTCTCGACGTCGTTTCCTGA
- a CDS encoding rod shape-determining protein MreB — translation MIFDAIVGVFSRDLAIDLGTANTLVYYNGGEILSEPSVVAIDERTKSVLAVGVEAKEMLGRTPGSITAIRPMKDGVIADFEVTEAMLKYFIQKVHNRKTLVSPRVVICVPSGITQVEKRAVKDSARQAGAREVYLIEEPMAAAIGSDLPVQEPNGNMIVDIGGGTTEVAVISLSGIVYAKSVRVAGDEMDEAIIQYIRKKHNLLIGDRTAEKIKIELGSAYDVFPEPLIMQVKGRDLIAGIPKHVDVSSDDIREALRETISTIIDAIKVALEKTPPELAADIVDKGIMLAGGGALIRGLDQLIREETNLPVSIAEEPLRAAVRGVGRCLDSIALLKSIAID, via the coding sequence TTGATATTTGATGCCATAGTCGGGGTTTTTTCCCGAGATCTTGCTATTGACTTAGGGACAGCCAACACTCTTGTCTATTACAACGGGGGCGAAATACTCAGCGAACCGAGCGTTGTAGCCATAGATGAACGGACGAAATCGGTGCTTGCGGTCGGGGTAGAAGCCAAAGAAATGCTGGGGCGAACCCCCGGATCGATTACCGCCATTCGCCCGATGAAAGACGGAGTTATTGCTGACTTTGAAGTAACCGAAGCGATGCTGAAATACTTCATTCAAAAGGTTCACAACCGTAAAACACTCGTTAGCCCTCGCGTTGTTATCTGTGTCCCCAGTGGCATCACACAGGTGGAAAAGCGCGCCGTCAAAGATAGCGCACGCCAAGCCGGTGCGCGCGAAGTGTACTTGATAGAAGAACCGATGGCCGCTGCGATTGGCTCCGATCTGCCCGTCCAAGAACCAAACGGCAATATGATCGTCGATATCGGAGGCGGAACCACCGAAGTCGCTGTTATCTCGCTTTCTGGAATTGTGTACGCCAAAAGTGTGCGGGTGGCCGGTGACGAAATGGACGAAGCGATCATTCAATACATCCGCAAAAAGCATAACCTGCTGATCGGCGACCGGACTGCTGAAAAAATTAAAATTGAACTCGGTTCGGCCTATGATGTCTTCCCCGAACCGCTGATTATGCAGGTAAAAGGGCGCGACTTGATTGCCGGCATCCCCAAGCATGTTGATGTCAGCAGTGACGATATCCGCGAAGCGTTGCGCGAAACCATCTCTACCATCATTGATGCGATTAAGGTGGCACTTGAAAAAACACCACCGGAACTGGCAGCGGACATCGTTGACAAAGGGATTATGCTGGCAGGTGGCGGGGCGCTGATTCGTGGACTCGACCAACTGATTCGTGAAGAGACCAATCTGCCGGTTTCGATTGCCGAAGAACCACTGCGCGCTGCCGTGCGTGGCGTCGGGCGGTGCTTAGACAGTATTGCTCTGCTGAAATCCATCGCTATCGATTAA
- a CDS encoding lysophospholipid acyltransferase family protein — translation MKRLTQVLVPLLLQAYLKICLLTCSKRYEGVEYLDALEQETHPFTLASWHGRLLGALFLYRRGNVFAVISNHRDGELIARVIEYFGHQSIRGSSSHGAASVLRLMIRKLREGADIAITPDGPRGPVHHVKPGAAAAARSTGTPILPISYGVSRGKRFASWDSFLLPYPFATLYFVVEPPLYPSETEDETQLCQALETALNRATQKADAHLR, via the coding sequence ATGAAACGACTGACTCAGGTTCTCGTTCCACTACTTTTGCAGGCCTATTTAAAAATCTGCCTACTCACCTGCTCCAAGCGTTATGAAGGGGTTGAATACCTTGACGCGCTGGAACAGGAAACGCACCCTTTCACCCTTGCCTCGTGGCACGGGCGACTTTTAGGGGCGCTGTTTTTGTACCGCCGAGGCAACGTGTTTGCCGTTATCAGCAACCATCGCGATGGAGAGCTGATCGCACGTGTTATCGAGTACTTCGGCCACCAGAGCATTCGCGGATCATCAAGCCATGGCGCCGCATCGGTTCTTCGCCTGATGATCCGCAAATTGCGCGAAGGAGCCGACATTGCCATCACACCTGATGGCCCCCGGGGACCCGTTCATCACGTTAAACCCGGTGCCGCCGCTGCCGCGCGCTCAACTGGCACACCAATTCTTCCCATCAGTTACGGTGTTTCACGTGGAAAGCGCTTTGCAAGCTGGGATTCGTTTCTCCTCCCATACCCATTTGCCACCCTTTATTTTGTCGTCGAACCACCACTCTATCCCAGCGAAACCGAAGACGAAACACAACTCTGCCAAGCCCTTGAAACGGCGCTGAATCGTGCAACACAAAAAGCCGATGCCCACCTGCGCTGA
- a CDS encoding O-methyltransferase, whose protein sequence is MQTYPLERHDEILLPHVDAYMETLWKTTVNQSEAHFIKQAQIAGVPSVRPDVARFLTFMTAALRPKRILEIGTGAGYSTYAMLQGAGSSLETLLSIESNPQRFALAQTLLHGTPHSEKLDLRCGKALDVIATLNGDPFDFVFIDAIKRDYPRYFHVLPCTPHAVIVFDNMLFRGMVAKEKAELPTRYHQGVSEIAEFTQFLTHHAAYTTTLLPIGDGMILARRREL, encoded by the coding sequence ATGCAGACCTACCCACTTGAACGACACGACGAAATCCTTCTGCCCCATGTTGATGCCTATATGGAAACGCTCTGGAAAACAACCGTCAACCAGAGCGAAGCGCACTTCATCAAACAGGCGCAAATCGCTGGCGTCCCTTCAGTTCGTCCCGACGTAGCACGATTTTTAACCTTTATGACAGCCGCATTACGTCCGAAAAGAATACTTGAGATTGGAACTGGCGCAGGCTATTCCACCTATGCCATGTTGCAAGGGGCGGGCAGTTCGCTGGAAACCCTACTCAGCATCGAAAGCAATCCGCAGCGATTTGCGCTGGCGCAAACCCTTTTGCATGGCACACCGCACAGTGAAAAACTCGATTTGCGCTGCGGAAAAGCTTTGGATGTGATCGCGACACTGAATGGCGACCCTTTTGATTTTGTGTTCATTGATGCCATCAAACGGGACTACCCGCGCTACTTTCACGTGCTCCCGTGCACACCACACGCCGTTATCGTTTTTGATAACATGCTGTTTCGCGGCATGGTAGCGAAAGAAAAAGCCGAATTGCCCACCCGCTACCATCAAGGGGTGAGCGAAATTGCAGAATTCACTCAATTTTTGACGCATCACGCAGCCTATACCACCACACTGCTGCCTATTGGTGATGGCATGATACTCGCGCGAAGGAGAGAGCTATGA
- a CDS encoding 1,4-dihydroxy-6-naphthoate synthase, translating into MLRQYCSAEIHRYRLTVTHTMKPTLLLGISPCPNDTYIFHHLIHGLEERGYDLEVEYHDIETLNELACAGKFDIVKVSYALLDSLLDRYVLLRSGGALGYGVGPLLVSTQPRQLFAGARVLSPGARTTAQKLFSAYSTIDTSIEYRPFKTIMPALINGEADFGILIHESRFTYEQQKLHRIADLGTWWETTTGAPIPLGGIVMRRSLGHALAVTLQNDIRQSIITATRTMGETLAFCRQHAQELDDHVMLSHIQLYVNDFSFDIGEDGEKAIRHFLGQEHASNTTTTTDEIWVTQ; encoded by the coding sequence GTGCTTAGACAGTATTGCTCTGCTGAAATCCATCGCTATCGATTAACCGTTACCCACACCATGAAACCAACCCTGTTGCTGGGCATTAGCCCATGCCCGAATGACACGTATATCTTCCACCACCTGATTCATGGCCTCGAAGAGCGAGGCTATGATCTGGAAGTGGAGTACCACGACATTGAAACGCTGAACGAACTCGCCTGCGCGGGAAAATTTGATATCGTAAAAGTGTCGTACGCGTTACTCGATTCCCTGCTCGACCGCTACGTGCTCTTACGCAGCGGTGGCGCACTCGGATACGGTGTTGGCCCACTACTGGTCAGCACGCAGCCGCGTCAACTCTTTGCTGGCGCGCGCGTCCTTTCGCCCGGCGCACGGACAACCGCCCAAAAGTTGTTTTCCGCCTACAGTACCATCGATACGAGTATCGAATATCGCCCTTTCAAAACTATCATGCCCGCTCTCATCAACGGTGAAGCCGATTTCGGCATCTTGATCCACGAAAGTCGTTTTACGTATGAACAGCAGAAACTCCACCGTATTGCCGACCTTGGCACGTGGTGGGAAACAACCACGGGCGCTCCCATCCCACTTGGCGGCATTGTGATGCGCCGCAGCTTAGGTCATGCGCTGGCGGTAACACTGCAGAACGATATTCGCCAGAGCATCATCACCGCCACACGCACCATGGGCGAAACGCTGGCGTTTTGCCGCCAACATGCACAAGAACTCGACGATCATGTGATGCTAAGTCACATCCAACTCTACGTCAACGACTTCTCTTTTGATATCGGTGAAGATGGCGAAAAAGCGATTCGCCACTTTCTCGGCCAAGAACATGCCAGCAACACGACAACAACGACTGACGAAATATGGGTGACACAATGA
- a CDS encoding L-threonylcarbamoyladenylate synthase yields the protein MKTFSIHPHNVDQRYINEVVEILKSGGIIAYPTDSAYGIGCDIMNKEAIAKVRRIKQLHDTKPLTFVCSSLSDASEYAVIDNASYRIIRRLTPGPYTFLLDATKLTPKAVQNPKRKRCGIRIPDNPICHALVQTLGRPIISTTAKIDGEPTGDPWHIYQEFDGQLDALIDGGYIEEGQTTVLLFENGEVEVIRQGLGEVDL from the coding sequence GTGAAAACATTTTCTATTCACCCCCACAACGTCGATCAGCGCTATATCAATGAAGTCGTCGAAATACTCAAATCCGGCGGCATCATCGCCTACCCCACCGACAGCGCCTACGGTATTGGTTGCGACATCATGAACAAAGAGGCTATCGCCAAAGTACGACGCATTAAACAGCTGCACGACACAAAACCGCTGACATTTGTCTGCAGCTCGCTTTCAGACGCGTCGGAATATGCGGTTATCGATAATGCCAGCTACCGCATTATTCGCCGCCTGACCCCTGGCCCGTATACTTTTTTACTCGATGCCACCAAACTCACACCGAAAGCCGTGCAAAATCCCAAACGGAAACGGTGCGGCATTCGCATCCCAGATAATCCCATTTGCCACGCGCTCGTACAGACACTTGGCCGACCAATCATTTCGACCACGGCCAAAATTGACGGTGAGCCGACAGGCGACCCGTGGCATATCTATCAGGAATTCGATGGACAGCTCGATGCACTGATCGACGGCGGCTACATAGAAGAAGGACAAACCACCGTATTGCTGTTTGAAAATGGCGAAGTGGAAGTGATCCGTCAGGGGCTGGGCGAAGTCGATCTGTAA